Proteins co-encoded in one Prunus persica cultivar Lovell chromosome G6, Prunus_persica_NCBIv2, whole genome shotgun sequence genomic window:
- the LOC18772551 gene encoding uncharacterized protein LOC18772551 — MEQKTLLPALLCVIFFNLLCFTIAQKPPACQTTCGSLKLKYPFGTGAGCGSPTFQPYIACEITNKDQKQQQQLLLTTHTASYPITSISYSTQTLTLTPPSMSSCSSMQPSPSNFGLDWASPFQLGRSTFILLSCPPPTSSLTLGGSSGIPVCDPSYSNLCASIYTCPSVVGLGLPLFPPTNTCCVYSPGNLDSKGELDLCGLKCAGYTSVVSLGDYPTDPSRWEYGVALKYSHGDLDSGIVDTKCKSCEMSDGVCGYSVDDHSFLCGCKNGYNTSSDCNNNFSPDQELFWGSASNLLPAWKMWFALVVFWEISYSF, encoded by the exons ATGGAACAAAAAACACTCCTACCAGCTCTTTTATgcgtcatcttcttcaacctcCTCTGCTTCACCATAGCCCAAAAACCTCCTGCATGCCAAACCACATGTGGTTCCCTTAAACTCAAATATCCCTTTGGCACAGGCGCTGGCTGTGGCTCCCCAACTTTCCAACCCTACATAGCCTGCGAAATTACCAACAAGGACcaaaagcagcagcagcagctccTCCTCACCACCCACACAGCCTCATACCCAATCACTTCCATTTCCTACTCCacccaaaccctaaccctaacccCGCCCTCCATGTCCTCCTGCTCCTCCATGCAACCGTCCCCATCCAACTTCGGCCTCGACTGGGCCAGCCCTTTTCAGCTCGGCCGATCAACTTTCATCCTCTTGTCCTGCCCACCCCCCACCTCTTCTCTCACCCTCGGAGGCTCCTCCGGCATCCCGGTCTGTGATCCTTCCTACTCTAACCTCTGTGCTTCTATCTACACGTGCCCTTCTGTGGTTGGTCTTGGCCTTCCTTTGTTCCCCCCTACCAACACTTGCTGTGTGTATTCACCCGGCAATCTTGATAGCAAGGGTGAGCTGGACCTCTGCGGGCTGAAGTGCGCCGGGTATACCTCCGTGGTGTCCCTTGGAGACTACCCGACGGACCCCTCCCGGTGGGAGTATGGGGTGGCGTTAAAGTATAGCCATGGTGATTTGGATAGTGGCATTGTGGACACCAAGTGCAAGAGCTGTGAGATGAGTGATGGGGTTTGTGGGTATAGTGTTGATGATCATTCGTTTCTCTGCGGGTGTAAGAATGGCTACAACACCTCCTCGGATTGCAACAATAATTTCAGTCCAGATCAGGAACTGTTTTGGGGCTCTGCCTCTAATTTACTACCTGCTT GGAAAATGTGGTTTGCGCTCGTGGTTTTTTGGGAAATCTCCTACTCGTTTTGA
- the LOC18774524 gene encoding monoacylglycerol lipase abhd6-A → MPGCFSLTASRDRCFRYSFSSHGLKSTTTDLGEGTIMHCWVPKSHSQSKPTLLLIHGIGANAMWQWHEFVAPLASRFNLYIPDLIFFGDSFSTRPDRSETFQAQCVVGLLEAHGVKKMSVAGISYGGFVAYSMAAQFGERIERLVLCCAGVCTEEKDMEKGMFQVRSVEEAVSILLPQRPQQVRQLLKISFHKPAKNVPSCFLNDFIEVMCTEHLQERKGLIQALHKDRKLSDLPKISHPTLIIWGEHDLVFPLELAHRLKRQIGESSQLVILKNAGHAINVEKPKEMYKHMKSFLIDPLAPPKQESHSNGRKVD, encoded by the exons ATGCCTGGCTGCTTTAGCTTGACAGCGTCGCGCGACCGCTGCTTCCGCTACTCCTTCTCATCGCACGGCCTAAAATCCACCACCACCGATTTGGGCGAAGGCACAATCATGCACTGCTGGGTCCCCAAATCCCACTCCCAATCCAAGCCTACGCTGCTCCTCATCCACGGGATCGGCGCCAACGCAATGTGGCAGTGGCATGAGTTCGTCGCCCCTCTAGCCTCCCGCTTCAACCTCTACATCCCGGACCTTATCTTCTTCGGCGACTCCTTCTCGACCCGACCCGACCGCTCCGAGACTTTTCAGGCCCAGTGCGTCGTGGGCCTCCTGGAGGCCCACGGGGTGAAGAAAATGAGCGTCGCTGGGATTAGCTATGGTGGGTTTGTGGCCTACAGCATGGCGGCGCAGTTTGGGGAGCGGATAGAGAGGCTTGTGTTATGCTGCGCCGGGGTGTGTACGGAGGAGAAGGATATGGAGAAGGGGATGTTTCAGGTGAGGAGTGTGGAGGAGGCTGTGAGTATTTTGCTGCCTCAGAGGCCTCAGCAGGTTAGGCAGCTGCTGAAGATCTCTTTTCACAAGCCTGCTAAGAATGTGCCCTCTTGTTTTCTCAATGATTTTATTGAG GTGATGTGCACAGAACACCTTCAAGAGAGGAAAGGATTGATTCAAGCCCTGCACAAGGACAGAAAATTGTCCGATCTTCCCAAGATATCCCAC CCTACACTAATCATCTGGGGAGAGCATGACCTGGTATTCCCACTGGAATTGGCGCACCGATTAAAAAG GCAAATAGGTGAGAGTTCACAACTAGTGATCTTAAAGAATGCAGGACATGCCATAAATGTAGAGAAACCCAAAGAGATGTACAAGCACATGAAGTCTTTCCTCATTGATCCACTTGCTCCACCTAAACAAGAAAGCCACAGCAACGGCCGCAAGGtggattga
- the LOC109949800 gene encoding 7-deoxyloganetin glucosyltransferase-like: protein MGSIGEATKKLHAVCVPFPAQGHVNPMMQLAKLLHSRGFHITFVNTEFNHRRLIRSKGPDSVKGLPDFQFETIPDGLPPSDKDATQDVPAICDSTRKTCLGPFKELVTKINSSSQVPQVTCIVADGVTGFGRQAAQELGIPEVQFWTASACGFVGYLQYSELVKRGVVPFKDETFLHDGTLDTPIDWVPGMKNARLRDIPSFIRVTDVNDIMFDFLGSEARNCLKSSAIIFNTYDEFEHEVLEVISSMFPNIYTIGPLKLLERQLPETETKLVESLSSNLWKADTDCFKWLDQKKPSSVVYVNYGSVTTMTDQHLKEFAWGLANSKHPFLWIVRPDVVEGDSAILPDEFFEEIKERGYIASWCLQDQVLDHPSVGAFLTHCGWNSTIESVSGGVPVICWPFFAEQQTNCRYACTDWEIGMEVSPDVKRDEIKALVKEMLEGEKGMKMRQKAREWKKKAVEATDIGGSSYNNFDRLIKSLH, encoded by the exons ATGGGTTCAATAGGAGAAGCAACCAAAAAACTACATGCGGTTTGTGTCCCTTTCCCAGCTCAAGGCCATGTTAACCCCATGATGCAATTAGCTAAGCTTCTTCACTCAAGAGGCTTCCACATAACCTTTGTTAACACAGAGTTCAACCACAGGCGCCTAATCCGGTCCAAAGGCCCGGACTCTGTCAAGGGCTTGCCCGACTTCCAGTTCGAGACCATACCGGACGGGCTGCCTCCTTCGGATAAGGATGCAACCCAAGATGTTCCAGCCATATGCGACTCCACCAGGAAAACCTGTCTAGGTCCATTCAAAGAGCTGGTCACTAAGATCAACTCCTCATCTCAAGTGCCACAAGTTACTTGTATAGTTGCAGATGGTGTCACGGGATTTGGGAGGCAAGCTGCTCAGGAGTTAGGCATTCCGGAGGTCCAGTTTTGGACTGCCTCTGCTTGTGGCTTCGTGGGTTACTTGCAATACAGTGAGCTCGTCAAGCGAGGCGTTGTTCCATTCAAAG ATGAGACTTTCCTGCATGATGGTACACTGGATACACCAATTGATTGGGTCCCAGGCATGAAAAATGCTCGGCTCAGGGATATCCCCAGCTTCATCAGAGTCACAGATGTCAACGACATAATGTTCGATTTCTTGGGATCCGAAGCACGAAACTGTTTGAAGTCTTCTGCAATCATCTTCAACACATATGATGAATTTGAACATGAAGTGTTAGAGGTAATATCGTCCATGTTCCCTAACATCTACACCATTGGCCCCCTTAAGTTGCTTGAGAGGCAATTGCCTGAAACCGAAACCAAATTGGTCGAGTCTCTTAGCTCAAACTTATGGAAAGCAGACACAGATTGTTTTAAATGGCTTGATCAGAAGAAACCTAGTTCAGTTGTGTATGTAAATTATGGGAGCGTAACTACAATGACAGATCAGCATCTGAAAGAATTCGCATGGGGGCTTGCAAATAGCAAGCACCCATTTTTGTGGATTGTTAGGCCAGATGTGGTAGAGGGAGACTCGGCTATTTTACCCGATGAATTTTTTGAGGAGATTAAGGAAAGGGGTTATATAGCAAGCTGGTGTCTACAGGACCAAGTGCTAGATCATCCATCTGTTGGGGCTTTTTTAACACACTGTGGCTGGAACTCTACTATTGAAAGTGTATCCGGAGGCGTGCCTGTAATTTGCTGGCCTTTCTTTGCTGAGCAACAAACGAATTGTCGATACGCATGCACTGACTGGGAGATTGGAATGGAGGTGAGCCCCGATGTGAAGCGTGACGAAATCAAAGCACTTGTTAAGGAAATGCTGGAAGGGGAAAAGGGGATGAAGATGAGGCAAAAGGCAAGAGAATGGAAGAAAAAAGCTGTAGAAGCTACTGATATTGGAGGATCATCATACAATAATTTTGATAGATTGATTAAGTCTCTCCATTAA
- the LOC109949518 gene encoding 7-deoxyloganetin glucosyltransferase-like, producing the protein MAPVGGRTQPPHVVCVPYPSQGHVGPMMQLAKLLHSKGFHITFVNTEFNHRRLIRSQGHPSSLVGLPGFRFEAIPDGLPPSDKDATQYVPALSDSIRKNCLGPFKELLVKLGQLSEVPPVTCIISDGVIGFGSRAAVELGIPEVQFWTASACGFMGYLQYSELLKRGLVPFKEKNLDNQDDPLDVLIDWIPGMKNVRLKDIPYHPNEIMFDFMGSEAQNCLKSSAIIFNTFDEFEHQVLEAISGIFPNIYTIGPLPLLCRHISADDSQIKSLSPSLWKEDRECVEWLDKREPNSVVYVNYGSVAVMTEQHLKEFAWGLANSKHPFLWIVRADVVMGSDDSALLPPEYFVEIKDRGKIASWCTQEQVLAHPSVAVFLTHCGWNSILETVCEGVPVICWPFFADQQTNCGYACSSWGIGLEVKHDVKRYEIEALVKEMMEGEKGKELKQKALEWKNKAIEATDIGGPSYNNFERLIKNALHYDG; encoded by the exons ATGGCTCCAGTTGGAGGCAGAACACAACCACCCCATGTAGTTTGCGTCCCCTACCCTTCACAAGGGCATGTTGGCCCTATGATGCAATTAGCCAAGCTCCTACACTCAAAGGGCTTTCACATAACCTTTGTCAACACTGAGTTCAACCACAGGCGCTTGATCAGGTCTCAAGGGCACCCATCATCCCTTGTCGGCTTACCTGGCTTTAGATTTGAGGCCATACCAGATGGGCTTCCACCCTCTGACAAAGATGCTACCCAATATGTTCCTGCACTGAGTGATTCCATCAGAAAAAACTGTCTTGGTCCCTTCAAAGAGCTTCTGGTTAAGCTTGGTCAATTGTCTGAAGTGCCCCCAGTTACTTGCATAATTTCAGATGGGGTCATTGGGTTTGGGAGCAGAGCTGCTGTGGAATTGGGCATTCCAGAGGTTCAGTTTTGGACTGCCTCTGCTTGTGGCTTCATGGGTTACTTGCAGTATAGTGAACTCCTAAAAAGAGGCTTGGTTCCATTCAAAG AGAAAAACTTGGATAATCAAGATGATCCACTTGATGTGCTAATCGATTGGATCCCGGGCATGAAAAATGTTAGGCTCAAAGACATCCCTTACCATCCTAACGAAATAATGTTTGATTTCATGGGATCAGAAGCACAAAACTGCTTGAAATCCTCTGCAATCATCTTCAACACATTCGACGAATTCGAACACCAAGTGCTAGAAGCAATCTCGGGGATTTTCCCCAACATTTACACAATAGGTCCACTTCCTTTGCTATGCAGGCATATCTCAGCTGATGACAGCCAAATCAAGTCACTCAGCCCAAGCTTATGGAAGGAAGACAGAGAATGTGTTGAATGGCTTGACAAGAGAGAACCGAACTCAGTGGTGTATGTAAATTATGGGAGTGTGGCTGTGATGACAGAGCAACACTTGAAAGAATTTGCATGGGGGCTGGCAAATAGCAAGCACCCATTTCTGTGGATAGTTAGGGCTGACGTGGTAATGGGAAGTGATGACTCAGCACTTCTGCCTCCAGAGTATTTTGTAGAGATCAAAGATAGGGGAAAGATAGCAAGTTGGTGCACACAAGAGCAAGTTTTAGCACATCCATCTGTTGCTGTTTTCTTGACACATTGTGGTTGGAATTCTATTTTGGAAACTGTGTGTGAGGGTGTGCCTGTGATTTGCTGGCCTTTCTTTGCTGATCAACAGACGAATTGTGGATATGCATGCAGTAGCTGGGGGATTGGTTTGGAGGTAAAGCATGATGTGAAGCGCTATGAAATTGAAGCACTTGTTAAGGAAATGATGGAAGGAGAGAAGGGGAAGGAATTGAAGCAAAAGGCACTAGAATGGAAGAACAAGGCAATTGAAGCTACTGATATTGGTGGACCTTCTTATAATAATTTTGAGAGATTGATAAAAAATGCTCTACATTACGATGGTTGA
- the LOC18773955 gene encoding 7-deoxyloganetin glucosyltransferase codes for MGSVREATKKLHAVCVPFPAQGHVSPVMQLAKLLHSRGFHITFVNTEFNHRRLIRSKGPDSVKGLPDFQFETIPDGLPPSDKDATQDVPALCDSTRKTCLGPFKELVTKINSSSQVPQVTCIVADGITGFGRQAAQELGIPEVQFWTASACGFLGYLQYSELVKRGIVPFKEETFLHDGTLDTPIDWIPGMKNVRLRDIPSFIRVTDVNDIMFDFLGSESRNCLKSSAIIFNTYDEFEHEVLEVISTIFPNIYTIGPLKLLERHLSKTETKLVESLSSNLWKEDTECLKWLDQKKPSSVVYVNYGSITTMTDQHLKEFAWGLANSKHPFLWIVRPDVVEGDSAILPNEFFEEIKERGYIASWCPQDQVLAHPSVGAFLTHTGWNSTLESVSEGVPVICWPFFADQHTNCRYACTEWGIGMEVSPDVKRDEIEVLVKEILEGEKGMKMRQKAKEWKKKAVQATDIGGSSYNNFDRLIKSLH; via the exons ATGGGTTCAGTACGAGAAGCAACCAAAAAACTACACGCAGTTTGTGTCCCTTTCCCAGCTCAAGGCCATGTTAGCCCCGTGATGCAATTAGCCAAGCTTCTTCACTCAAGGGGCTTCCACATAACCTTTGTCAACACAGAGTTCAACCACAGGCGCCTAATCCGGTCCAAAGGCCCGGACTCTGTCAAGGGCTTGCCCGACTTCCAGTTCGAGACCATACCGGACGGGCTGCCTCCTTCGGATAAGGATGCAACCCAAGATGTTCCAGCCTTATGCGACTCCACCAGGAAAACCTGTCTAGGTCCATTCAAAGAGCTGGTCACTAAGATCAACTCCTCATCTCAAGTGCCACAAGTTACTTGTATAGTTGCAGATGGTATCACGGGATTTGGGAGGCAAGCTGCTCAGGAGTTAGGCATTCCGGAGGTCCAGTTTTGGACTGCCTCTGCTTGTGGCTTCTTGGGTTACTTGCAATACAGTGAGCTCGTCAAGCGAGGCATTGTTCCATTCAAAG AAGAGACTTTCCTGCATGATGGTACACTGGATACACCAATTGATTGGATCCCAGGCATGAAAAATGTTCGACTCAGGGACATCCCCAGCTTCATCAGAGTCACAGATGTCAATGACATAATGTTCGATTTCTTGGGATCCGAATCACGAAACTGTTTGAAGTCTTCTGCAATCATCTTCAACACATATGATGAATTTGAACATGAAGTGTTAGAGGTAATATCAACCATATTCCCTAACATCTACACCATTGGCCCCCTTAAGTTGCTTGAGAGGCATTTGTCTAAAACGGAAACCAAATTGGTCGAGTCTCTTAGCTCAAACTTATGGAAAGAAGACACAGAATGTTTGAAATGGCTTGATCAGAAGAAACCTAGTTCAGTTGTGTATGTAAATTATGGGAGCATAACTACAATGACAGATCAGCATCTGAAAGAATTCGCATGGGGGCTTGCAAATAGCAAGCACCCATTTTTGTGGATTGTTAGGCCTGATGTGGTAGAGGGAGACTCAGCTATTTTACCCAATGAATTTTTTGAGGAGATTAAGGAAAGGGGTTATATAGCAAGCTGGTGTCCACAGGACCAAGTGCTAGCTCATCCATCTGTTGGGGCTTTTTTAACACACACTGGCTGGAACTCTACTCTTGAAAGTGTATCCGAAGGCGTGCCAGTAATTTGCTGGCCTTTCTTTGCTGATCAACACACGAATTGTCGATACGCATGCACTGAATGGGGGATTGGAATGGAAGTGAGCCCCGATGTGAAGCGTGACGAAATCGAAGTGCTTGTTAAGGAGattcttgaaggagaaaagGGGATGAAGATGAggcaaaaggcaaaagaaTGGAAGAAAAAAGCTGTACAAGCTACTGATATTGGAGGATCATCGTACAATAATTTTGATAGATTGATTAAGTCTCTCCATTAA